Genomic segment of Mycoplasmopsis edwardii:
GGTTGATCTAAGTTGTATGTTGTGCCTTCGAGTTTAACTTGTTTAACTTTGTATTCGACAACTTTAACTTTTTCACCATCAACTGTAGCTTCTTGCGGCAATGTAACATTTCCTTTTAATTCTAATTTTTGCGAATCTGTTTTATATGTTGCGTAAAATGGTGAATCGAATTCTAATTCTTTAATAGTATTTTTTGCATCACTGAGTTTTGCTTCATAAACAACTGTAGCTTTTTCAACTTTATTAGAGTATTGGTTGTATTTTGCAGGAACATTTGAAACTGTAAATGTTAAATCTTTTAAAGACATTCTAATTGATTTAAATCTTTTTTCTGCTTCAGGTAATTCTGGTAATTTAACACTATCGTATTCCCTTTCAATAGGTTTTTCGATTGGGGTAACTACATCTTTTTTATTATCTGCTGGTTTAACATCTTCTTTTCTTCCACATGAACATGAAATTGTGGCTGACAAGGTTGATAAACCTAAAACACTAACCAATAATGGTTTTAAAAGTTTTTTCTTCATAATTTTCTCCTTTTTGTTTTTACAAACAAATATTTATGTACTTGTATTTTACAACTTTTTGCAATGTTTTAAAAAGAACAAGAAAAAATATGAAAATAAGACATTTTGAACAAAAACACATAATTAACCTAAAATTAAGGCTTTTAAAGTTTTTTTTTTTTTTTGTGATGTCTATTTATTTTAAAGCATAATCACCTTTTTTAAAAAAACAATAAAAGTTGAACTTTTATTATCTTTGTCATTATTGTAAAAATTATAAATTTCTTTTGCTTGTTTTTTAGAAACAACTTGTTCTAATTCCGATTAGACTGGAAAAATCATTCGGACACTTCCGAGTTATTTTTCCTGGTCTAATACATATTTCGATTTTACAAATTTTTATTTTCGAATTAATCAAGAAAATGACTTTAGAAAAAAAGGACCATCAAAGAAAGAAGGGTTAATCCTATCGTTTCAATGAGTTTGCTTTTAGGTGCAGATATGATACCTTTAAATATAAAGATTTTCCTAAGAAATCAATCTGAGAAACCAATGTTATATAAAACTATTAGAGACATGAAAAATTCAATAAATATATCTGAAAAAACAATACAAATTGCAGATAAAAGCTTAAATACAGCTAATAATATAATAGAAAGCATTGAATCAAGGTATGAATATATTTTTGGAAAATCAATTAAAAAGATGAGTTCTGAAGATAGGAATAAACTTTTAAAAGACCTGGATTTTGATATACTTAAATCATACAAATTAGGTGAAATTGACATTGCAAACAGGGAAAATTTTCAAAAGTCAAGTTTTAGATTACGAATTTTTATATTATGGTAACTTAAATTCAATTATTTCATATTTTTGCTAATGAAAAATATTAGGGAAGAAATATATGTCAAAGAAGAAACTATTTAAATTGTTATGAGTGATTTAACTAACTTCTGGTGTGCCCTTATTAATTGGATGTACCACAAACCAAAAAGAAGATACAAATGAAAAGGAAATGATTGATCATAAGAAAAATTTAAATGATGCTAAAGTATAATTAAATGTACTTCAAAATCATCGATATTCTGGTGATTTTCAAGATATTATCAAGTCTTGACTTTCGAAAAAAAGGACCATCAAAAGAAAGAAGATTCAATCATAGGGCATTTCTTGTTTTGCAATATATCAGTGCTTTTCACAAGACTTTTTAGAATTCAAATTTTTCGAAAATAAATATAATGCAAATACGATTTTTAGGGCTATTAGAGTTTTACAATGTACAAAAATCCAATATAAAAATAAGTATATAAACTTATTATCAAGAACGAAAGAATTAGAAGAAATTGCTGATGAATTATCGGCTAAATTATTAAATTATTATTTTTCTCAAAATGAACTAAAAAAATTTTAAATAAAAAAGCATCATTTTTTTATGAAAATTTGTGAAAGTCAAGTTTTGTATTTATATGTTAAATCAACTGAAAAAAATGCTAAATAATCTACTCAAAATCCTATTTAAATATTAAAAAAACCTAATAACAAATATTTTAATTTCAATATTTGTTATTAGGTTTTTTATTAAACTATTTATTTTTTTGTAATTCGTAAGATTGTTTAATGATATCCATAACATCGTCCACATCTTTTAGATTATTTAAAATTATTTTTGTGTCGCCAGTTCCTCAACTGCCTACTTTAGAAATGTCTTCTAACGGTACTTCTTGAGGGTTGTTTATTTCATTAACTTTCATATCAACAACAATAGTTAATCCTTTTTTTCTAAAAACTATGCAAACAAAATTACTTTTAAATTTATAAGCAATATAAATTTTTGTATAATTTCTACTTACATCTTTAAGTTTAAGAATTTTTTCTTCAAGATTATCAAATAAAACTCTAGCTTTATCACTGATATCATATGAATCAATTGTGTAAATTGGTTTATTTTTGTCATTATCTTTTTATAATGTTCTAATTCTTCTTCCGTGATATATGGATAGTTTCATATTTTCAATGCTATTACACTTAATTGATCAGCTCTTTCTACTATCTGTTCTTTGGTCCATTCAGATTGTTCAACAACATATTTATTAATCCGTAATGGTGTATCATTAAATCCACCTCTAATTGTTCTTTTATCTTCGAATGTTCTATCCCCCATTTCAGAATTATAATTTGTTAATGTTAAATTACCAATTGTGTGAAGATACTTATCTTGAACTTCTTCTCATTTATCATTAGAATTAGCTTTCAGCATGTTTTTTCATTCTTTGGAAAGATTTTTATTTTGTGGCATAATGTGTTCGATTGACATATTGCCTGTAACCATTACATTTTTAGTGTCATAATGTTCCAATTTGGTCAAAATGTATTTAATATATGTCTTTTTATATATCTGGCTATTTTTAAAAGCTTTTTTAAATTCTTCATCATCAGGAAATTTATTATAATTATTTGCTTGTTTAAAAAATGCTTTTATTGAATTTAAATAGTTACCATCAAAATTTTCATTTGCAGACTTTGCCAAAGCCAAAAATACTTTGTTCAATGCATTCGTAGCCATTCCACATATACTTCTTCTCAAAACATAGCTAATACACAATTTAAGAATTTCAATTAAATCATTTTGAAAAATTTTTTCATCTTTAAATTTTTTAAGAATTACCATTAAAAATGGGTTCATAACACTTATGTCTAGTATATTAATTTCTTCAAATAATTTATTTAATTTTTCACTAAATTTTTTAGGAGTTTTGATATTAATATAAATTTCAGCCATATTTCTCATATCGGCACAAAGTTCTTTGATACTTTCAAAGTTATTATTACCGCTTCAATCTTTAAATTGTTTATATATTTTGTCTTTTCTAAAAATTTTATTAAGTTTAATACTCAAATAATCTCTAATAAAATCATCCATGTGGATATCTTGATTTGCACCTTCAAATAATTTTTCAAAAGGTTTTCAGTATTCTTTATATAATTCTTTTTGATTTTTTCCACTAAAATTCATTAATATATAGTTTCTAACTAAATCAGATTGAGATAATACTTTTCCAGTCGAGTTTAAACATTCAAATATACTTTGCGGGTCATCTTCTCCATGCTTTAGTATTATTGATACAATTTGAAGCTTACCAATTGCTTCTAAGAGTTTTTCTAAATCAAATTCATTTTTGATAATACTATTTTGAATACTATTTTTAAAGAAATTATAAGAATTTAGTATTTTTGATTTAACTTTTTCGGGCAAATTTCAATTTTCATCAGGTTTATCAATTAAACAGTTAAAAACAACCCTATCATCTTCTGTTAATAATAGTTTATATTTTTTATCGTCAGATTCATTGGTATTTAATAAAAATTTGTTTAATGACTCTAATGATTTCGATTTCTCTTCTATTAATTTCAATTTGCAATTATTATTTGTAGATTCATCGGTGCTTATCTCCGATTTACATAGTTTCAAATCATTAAAAACGATATTTCTCAATGCAATCAATAACAAAGTTAAAGTAGTTATTCTTTGTTGTCCGTCAATAATCATGTACTTATTTGCACCAGCAATATCTTCTTCTTCAAGAACACTAACAATTGAACCTAAAAAATGACTTTTTTTATTCTGGCTTTGTATCTGTAAAATGTCGTTTCAAAGTCTATTACAATTACTTGTATCTCAACTATATAAACGCTGAAAAATAGGGATTGTATATTGGTTATTTTGTTCGAAAATTGTTTCTATATTCGTTGCTTTTACTATCATTATTGCACTCCTATATATCATCAAAAGTTAATAACTAATTATTTATATGCAGATTAATATTTTGAACATTAATTAATAATATTGTACCATAAGGGCCTTGACTTTCGAAAGAGCACCACCTTATTTTAAAAATATAAAGCAGTTAATTCAAAAATACACTAAATTGTGTATTTTTTTAAAATATTTTATAAATTTTATGTATATTTAACATAGTGCTTTTTAGTGCTTAAAATACATAAAAAATAGGTTAAAAATGGCTTATTATCTTAAAAGAACAAAGAAAAAAAGATGATGTTTATTTTCGAATATACGAAACTTTTTATGAGAAAAAAATAAAGAAGGTCGTTAGTTAATCAGTAAAAGCAATAGGACTGTCATCAAAACTTTTTAAAAGTGGTATAAATGATCCTGAAAAATATTTCATTGAGCTAGTTAAAGAAATTAATGACAAAATAAAAATTGAAATAAAAAATGGAAAAGAAACATTAAAACTTGCTCACAAAGCAATAAACATGAATAAGTATCAATATAAAAGATTTCTTTAGGCAAACAAATAAGTATATTAAAAGCAGTGTAAAAAATGACGTTGAATTTGAAGTTGACTATGACAAAATTGAAGAAGATTTAAAAATTTGTGGATTTAATTTGCAAGTAACATCAGAAACCAAAATGGATGAATTGCAAATAATAAATTCTTATTCGAATTTATATAGAATTGAAGAAAGTTTTAAAATTCTGAAATCAGAATTAGATGCTCGCCCAATATATTTACAGAAAGAATATTCAATCGTAGAACATTTCTTAATTTGCTATAAATCGTTGCTTTTTCACAAGACTTTTAGAATTCAATTTTTTTAAAATAAATATAATGCAAATACGATTTTTAGGGTTGTTAAAGATTTAAAATGTGCAAAAATCCAAGATGAAGATAAGTATATAAACTTATCATCAAGAACGAAAGAATTAGAAGAAATTACTGATGAATTATCGGCTAATTTATTAAATTATTATTTTTATCAAAATGAGCTAAAAAAATTTTTAAATAAAAAAGTACCATTTTTTTATGAAAATTTTCAAAAGTCAAATTGAAATAGTGCAAGAAAAAATATGAAAATAAGACATTTTGAACAAAAACACATAATTAACCTAAAATTAAGGCTTTTAAAGTTTTTTTTTTTTTTTTGTTTTGTGATGTCTATTTATTTTAAAGCATAATCACCTTTTTTAAAAAACAATAAAAGTTTAACTTTTATTATCTTTGTCATTATTGTAAAAATTATAAATTTCTTTTGCTTGTTTTTTAGAAACAACTTGTTCTAATTCCGATAAAGTTGCTTTTTTTAAATTATCAAAAGTTTGAAACTTTTTAATTAGTTTTAATTCAGTTTTCTCACCAACTCCAGGAATGTTTAAAACTTCTGAATTTAGTAATTTATCAATTCTTCTTTTGTTTAAATATTCTTTGGCTCTTTTGTCAACTTTAAATTGTGCACTTTCAAAAAATTTAAATGTTGTTTGGCTAAAACTTAATGTATTATTGTTTTCATCAATAACTTTTTGTGTTTTATGAAAATCATTTTTTACTAAACCAATAATTTTATTTTTAAATCCATAATTTTTAAGAGCTTCTTGAATTTCTTTAATTTGATTGATTGCTCCGTCTGCGACAAAAACATCATTTTCTTTTACACTCGCTTCATATAGTTTTAAGAATTTCAAAACATTAAAATACATGTATTTAAGGTCATTTTCTTTTTCGAAATTTGCAATTTCTTTTTCTAAATTCCACTTATGTAAAATAGGTTTATTATAGTTGAATTGATTAATTTCTAGCACCGCTCCTACACCATCTTTGTTTTTTTCAAACGAATTATCAAAAATATAAAGATTATTAACTTCAATACCTAGTTTTTGTGATATTTCTTTAAAAATACTTTCGCCTTTGTCGTTTGAAAGTGACTTATACTTTTCATCAAGATTAAGCTCAATATTTTTTAAAATATTTGCGTTAGTACCAATTTTAGCGATACTAATTAGTGACTTAAATTGTGTGTTAATTTCATTAATATATTGAACAGAAGTTTCATTAATGAAAATTTGTTTAGGTAAAATTTTATCTTTATAAAATGTATCTAAAAAGTTTTCTATAAATTCTTCCAAAAGGCCATTTCAGTAAAAATATTTAATAAAAAAATTTGTTGTGATTCCGTAGTTATAACTCTTGACACCAACTAATGCAATGTTATTAATTTGCTTAAAAACAATATAATCAACTTTAAAAATTTTCTCAATCTCAGTTACTTGTGGCTCTTTTGTTTTTCTTAAGAATTCCTGGGCTTTTTGATATTTAATTGCATTATCAAATTCAAATAATGAAGCAAAACGCAATTCTTCATCATATAACTTATTAACAAAATCATTGTTTTTAAATTTAAAAATTTCAATAATTTCATCAAAAATTATTTTAGCTTCTCGATAACTTTGTTTAGTTATTAAAATACCCTCTTTATAAGTATAAAAACTCTTTAAAACATCAATAAAGTTTTTATGTTCATCATTATAAAATAATGGCCCATAATAAAATTCATTTTCTGAATTATGTTTTTTGCTAACTTTTTCACTAAAACCAAATTTAATAAGGTTTTTACTATCAATAAATACCTTAATATAAGGGCTTTTTGAACTATATACAAGTTTAATATTATATTTTGGGGTATTTTCTTTAATCATTCTTTCTTCAAGATGTAGTGCATCACGTTCATTAAGTGTATAGATAACTTCATAATCAGCGATTTGTTCAAACATTTTTGAAGTTTTGTATGAATTTAATGATCCAGTAAAATACTGTTTCATACGTTTTTTTAGCTTTTTAGCTTTACCAATATAAATAATTTCACCATTAATATCTTTTCAGAGATAAATACCTGGAGATTCTTTTACTTGTTCAATTTTTTGTAAAATTTCTTGATGTTTTTGAGTCATAATATTAATCAAATTATAGTTTAAAAACCATTAAAATAAAAATCTTTTTAATGAATATAATGCAGGAATTTACGTTAATTTTAGTAAAAGTTTTTTCAAACTTTCATGCCTTAAATATAGTTATATATATTATAATTTAATAAATATGAAGAAAAATCTCGCAAATAGTTTACGTCCATCAAATTTATCACAAATTATAGGCCAAGATCACATTAAAGAACTTTTGCAAAAAGTAGCATATAAAAAACTTCAAAATAGTTTTATCTTTTTTGGAGAAAGTGGAATTGGTAAAACTTCAACAGCTATAGCTCTAGCAAAGGAAATGGATTTACCGTTTGATTATTTTAATGCATCTATCGGATCTAAAGGTGAATTAGTAGAATTATTAAAAACTAATAAGATTTTAATAATTGATGAAATACATAGGTTAAATAAAGATAAACAAGAGATTTTATTATCATATTTAGAATTTGACAAAATTATTGTTTATGCAACTACTACAGAAAACCCATATTTTAAAGTTGTGCCCGCTATTAGAAGTAGGATGCAAATTCTTGAGTTTCATAAACTTTCAATTCAAGATATTGTTTATGGATTAAGGGAAATAATTAAAAATAATTTTCCAGATCTAAAAATCAGTAATGAAAAACTTGCTATGTTAGCAAGTTATTCATCTGGAGATTATCGTGCAAGTATTAATAACTTGCAAATGCTTGCATTCTTAAAACAAGATTTAAATGAAATATCAGAAAAAGACTTGAAAACAATTATCCCTAACGTTAGCTTTTATACTGATAAAAATTCTTCAGAACATTATAATAATCTTTCAGCATTTCATAAGTCATTGCGTGGTTCAGATGTTAATGCAAGTTTATATTATGGATTTTTAATTTTAGCAAGCGGTGATCATGATGGTCTTTTCAGAAGAATGCTTGCCATGGCTTATGAAGATATTGGTTTAGCAAATCCTTCAATTGGTCAAAGAACTTTAGCTGCAATTCAAACATTTGAAAGATTAGGTATGCCTGAAGGGGAATTACCAATATCAGTAGCTATTGCAGAACTTGCTTTATCACCAAAAAGTAATTCAGTTTACTTAGCAAAAGAAAAAGTAAAAGATTTTATTTTAAATCAAGGAAAAGTTTTTAGGATACCAAGTCACTTAAGAGATTCACATTATAAATCATCAGTAAAACTTGGGGATGGGATTGGGTATAAATATCCTCATGATTATCCTAAAAATTGAGTAAGGCAATTTTATCTACCTAAAGAAATTAAAGATGAAGTATTTTATCATCCAGGAAATAATAAATACGAAAATGATGTTAAAAAATATTGAGATTCAATTAAAGAAGCTCATAATAATGATAAGGAGTAAGTATGTTAAATTTAGAACAAATTAATAACTTAGAAGATCTTAAAAAAGCTAAAGCAGATGCTTTTGGTAATGAAGGTGAAATTTTTAAATTACAAAAAAAACTTAAAAGTGCTTCAATTGAAGAAAAAAAAGCATTAGGTCAAGAAATTAATAAACTTAAAAAATCTTATGAAGAATTCTTTGCACAAGCAGAGCAAAGAGTAAAAGATATTTTAATTAATAACAAAATTAATAGTGAGTTTATTGATGTATCTGAACCTTCAAGAAAACCAGGTTCATTAAATCCAATCACTATTATTGAAGAAAGATTAAAAGATTGATTTATTCAACATGGTTATTATGAACAAAAAGCAAGTGAAATTGTTTCTGACTTATATAACTTTGAAAAACTTAATATTCCACAAGATCATCCCGCTAGAGCAATGCATGATTCATTATATTTAAATGCAACTACTTTATTAAGAACTCATAACACAGGTGTTACAGCAGTTGTTTTAGAAGAAAATAAAAATAAAGAATTAGGAACTTTTGCTATTGGTAAAGTGTATCGTAATGATGAAGATGACGCAACACATTCACACCAATTTACTCAACTTGACTTTGTTGCTGTTGGTAAAGTAAGTTTCCCTAATTTAATATGAACACTTAAGTCAATGCTTTCATATGTTTTAGAAGAAGAAGTTGAAATTAGACTTCGTCCAAGTTATTTCCCATTCACTGAACCTAGTGTTGAAGTTGATGTTTTCTACAACAACAGATGAATTGAAATTCTAGGTGCAGGAATGCTACACCCTAGAGTTTTAGAGATGGCTGGTTTTGATAACCAAATGAACGGATTTGCTGCAGGTCTTGGGATTGAAAGAATTACAATGATTAAATATGGATTTAGCGATATTAGAGATCTTTATAGAAATGATTTAAGAGTTATGGAGCAATTTAATAATGAAAGATAGTTTTTTAAATATTTTACAATTTGAAGGTAAAAAAGAATATTTTCAAGTTATCTTAAAAGAATTAGCAAACTCAGAAAAAAATGGAAAAGCAGTTTTTCCGCACCAAATGGACTTATTTAGACCATTTGAATATTTTCAAGTTAAAGATACGAAATTAATTATTTTGGGACAAGATCCTTATCCACAAATTAATATTGCTGATGGTCTTGCATTTTCAACAGGGCACATTAAAACACCGGCAAGTTTAAAAAATATTTTTAGAGAAATTCAAAAAGATTTTCCTAAAACAACATTCAAAACGAATTCATTACAAAAATGAGCTAAGCAAGGTGTTTTATTATTAAACTCAGTTTTAACGGTTGAAGAAAATAATCCTAATTCTCACAAAGGAATTGGATGAGAAGAATTTGTTAAAGCAACAATTCAAGAAGTAATTAAACAAAACCCTAAAGTTTTAGTTCTTGCTTTAGGTAATCAAGCACATAACGTTTTAGATAGTGCACTTAAATTTATGAACTATGATCAAGATAATGTTTTCAAACTATCACATCCTTCGCCACTTGGATATAGACATAGCTTTGAAAACTCAGGTGTTTTCAAAAAAATTAATCAAAAATTAATTGCATTAAAACAAGAACCAATTGATTGAAATTTATAGGAGGTAATGATGATTTTATCACTAAAACATCTAAATAAATAT
This window contains:
- a CDS encoding DUF5655 domain-containing protein yields the protein MYTIDSYDISDKARVLFDNLEEKILKLKDVSRNYTKIYIAYKFKSNFVCIVFRKKGLTIVVDMKVNEINNPQEVPLEDISKVGSWGTGDTKIILNNLKDVDDVMDIIKQSYELQKNK
- a CDS encoding DUF262 domain-containing protein, whose product is MIVKATNIETIFEQNNQYTIPIFQRLYSWDTSNCNRLWNDILQIQSQNKKSHFLGSIVSVLEEEDIAGANKYMIIDGQQRITTLTLLLIALRNIVFNDLKLCKSEISTDESTNNNCKLKLIEEKSKSLESLNKFLLNTNESDDKKYKLLLTEDDRVVFNCLIDKPDENWNLPEKVKSKILNSYNFFKNSIQNSIIKNEFDLEKLLEAIGKLQIVSIILKHGEDDPQSIFECLNSTGKVLSQSDLVRNYILMNFSGKNQKELYKEYWKPFEKLFEGANQDIHMDDFIRDYLSIKLNKIFRKDKIYKQFKDWSGNNNFESIKELCADMRNMAEIYINIKTPKKFSEKLNKLFEEINILDISVMNPFLMVILKKFKDEKIFQNDLIEILKLCISYVLRRSICGMATNALNKVFLALAKSANENFDGNYLNSIKAFFKQANNYNKFPDDEEFKKAFKNSQIYKKTYIKYILTKLEHYDTKNVMVTGNMSIEHIMPQNKNLSKEWKNMLKANSNDKWEEVQDKYLHTIGNLTLTNYNSEMGDRTFEDKRTIRGGFNDTPLRINKYVVEQSEWTKEQIVERADQLSVIALKIWNYPYITEEELEHYKKIMTKINQFTQLIHMISVIKLEFYLIILKKKFLNLKM
- a CDS encoding GIY-YIG nuclease family protein; translated protein: MTQKHQEILQKIEQVKESPGIYLWKDINGEIIYIGKAKKLKKRMKQYFTGSLNSYKTSKMFEQIADYEVIYTLNERDALHLEERMIKENTPKYNIKLVYSSKSPYIKVFIDSKNLIKFGFSEKVSKKHNSENEFYYGPLFYNDEHKNFIDVLKSFYTYKEGILITKQSYREAKIIFDEIIEIFKFKNNDFVNKLYDEELRFASLFEFDNAIKYQKAQEFLRKTKEPQVTEIEKIFKVDYIVFKQINNIALVGVKSYNYGITTNFFIKYFYWNGLLEEFIENFLDTFYKDKILPKQIFINETSVQYINEINTQFKSLISIAKIGTNANILKNIELNLDEKYKSLSNDKGESIFKEISQKLGIEVNNLYIFDNSFEKNKDGVGAVLEINQFNYNKPILHKWNLEKEIANFEKENDLKYMYFNVLKFLKLYEASVKENDVFVADGAINQIKEIQEALKNYGFKNKIIGLVKNDFHKTQKVIDENNNTLSFSQTTFKFFESAQFKVDKRAKEYLNKRRIDKLLNSEVLNIPGVGEKTELKLIKKFQTFDNLKKATLSELEQVVSKKQAKEIYNFYNNDKDNKS
- a CDS encoding replication-associated recombination protein A, whose protein sequence is MKKNLANSLRPSNLSQIIGQDHIKELLQKVAYKKLQNSFIFFGESGIGKTSTAIALAKEMDLPFDYFNASIGSKGELVELLKTNKILIIDEIHRLNKDKQEILLSYLEFDKIIVYATTTENPYFKVVPAIRSRMQILEFHKLSIQDIVYGLREIIKNNFPDLKISNEKLAMLASYSSGDYRASINNLQMLAFLKQDLNEISEKDLKTIIPNVSFYTDKNSSEHYNNLSAFHKSLRGSDVNASLYYGFLILASGDHDGLFRRMLAMAYEDIGLANPSIGQRTLAAIQTFERLGMPEGELPISVAIAELALSPKSNSVYLAKEKVKDFILNQGKVFRIPSHLRDSHYKSSVKLGDGIGYKYPHDYPKNWVRQFYLPKEIKDEVFYHPGNNKYENDVKKYWDSIKEAHNNDKE
- a CDS encoding phenylalanine--tRNA ligase subunit alpha, translated to MLNLEQINNLEDLKKAKADAFGNEGEIFKLQKKLKSASIEEKKALGQEINKLKKSYEEFFAQAEQRVKDILINNKINSEFIDVSEPSRKPGSLNPITIIEERLKDWFIQHGYYEQKASEIVSDLYNFEKLNIPQDHPARAMHDSLYLNATTLLRTHNTGVTAVVLEENKNKELGTFAIGKVYRNDEDDATHSHQFTQLDFVAVGKVSFPNLIWTLKSMLSYVLEEEVEIRLRPSYFPFTEPSVEVDVFYNNRWIEILGAGMLHPRVLEMAGFDNQMNGFAAGLGIERITMIKYGFSDIRDLYRNDLRVMEQFNNER
- a CDS encoding uracil-DNA glycosylase encodes the protein MKDSFLNILQFEGKKEYFQVILKELANSEKNGKAVFPHQMDLFRPFEYFQVKDTKLIILGQDPYPQINIADGLAFSTGHIKTPASLKNIFREIQKDFPKTTFKTNSLQKWAKQGVLLLNSVLTVEENNPNSHKGIGWEEFVKATIQEVIKQNPKVLVLALGNQAHNVLDSALKFMNYDQDNVFKLSHPSPLGYRHSFENSGVFKKINQKLIALKQEPIDWNL